The genomic segment CCGGATGCCGCGTGCATCGCCTCGGCGAACGCTTCAGGAGCAGACTCGGCCAGCGCCGCGTCGATCGTCTCGATCTCGTAGCCGTGCGCCCGAAGCACGGGCTCGAAGTTGCCGAGCGACACCATCCGCTCGTGCCGGATGACCGTAGCGCGCATTCCGGTGGCGCTCAGTCGGTGCTCTTGATGATGATCGCCTCGGTCGAGGTCTCGACCTCCACCGGCGGCACGTAGACGTCGGGCTCGATGTAGATGACGCGGGCGACCGGCACGGCGGAGCGGATGTTCTCCTCGACCTGATTGATCGTGGCCGCGACATCGCGCAACTCGCTTTCCGGTGGCAGCGCGATCTTGGCGGCGACCATCAATTCGTCGGGCCCGAGGTAGAGCGACTTCATGTGGATGAGGCGATCGACGTTCGCGGTGCCCTCGATCGCTCCCGAGATGGCGGCCGTGTCGACGTCGCTCGCCCCTTCGCCCACCAGCAGGCTCTTCGTCTCCATGCCGAGCACGACGGCGACCGCCACCAGCAGGGCGCCGATGAAGAGGGTTCCGATGCCGTCCCACGTGCCGTTGCCCGTGATCACGGAGAGCACGACACCAATGAAGGCGAAGGCGAGTCCGAGGAGTGCTGCTGTGTCTTCGAGCAGCACGACCGGGAGCTCGGGCGCCTTGGCGCGGCGCACGAACTGCACCCAGCTCTGCTTGCCGCGGGAATGGTTGCTCTCGCGAACGGCGGTGCGCAGCGAGAACCCCTCGAGCACCATGGCGATCACGAGCACGAGGATCGGCAGCCAGGCGTTCTCGATCGGGTGCGGCTCCGCCAGCTTCTCGATGCCCTCGTAGATCGAGAACACGCCTCCGACGGAGAACAGGATGATCGACACCACGAAGGCGTAGACGTAGCGCTCGCGGCCGTAGCCGAAGGGATGTTCCTTGTCGGCCTTCTTCTTCGCCCGCCTTCCGCCGAGCAGCAGGAGCAGCTGGTTGCCGGAATCGGCGAGCGAGTGAACGCCCTCCGCGAGCATCGACGAGGAGCCCGAGAAGAAGAATGCGATGAACTTCGTCACGGCGATGCCCAGGTTGGCGCCCAACGCCGCGAGAATCGCCTTGTTGCCGCCCGATGTGCTCACGAGTGCCTTCTTTCTGCTCGGCCGCCGCAGCCGCTGCGGCCAATCCTAGGATGGACTGATGACGCTCGCCGACTCCACTCAGCTCCCCTCCATCGCGCTGCTCGGCGCCGGCTCCATGGGCCGAGCCGTGCTGAGCGGACTGCTTGCCCCGACGGTCGAGGTGATCGGGGGCATCCGGGTGACCAACCGCTCGGCCGCGCGCGCCGCCGAGCTGGCCGACACCCCCGGCGTGACCGCGTTCGCCACCGACGACGACCCGGATGCGAACCGGCGCGCAGTCGCCGGCGCCGCCGTCGTGATCGTGGCCGTGAAGCCGGCGATGGTGCCCGATCTGCTCGACGAGATCGCCGCGTCTCTCGAGCCGGGCGCGATCGTGGTGAGCGTCGCCGCGGGCGTGACCGTGGCCACGTTCGAGGCGCACCTGCCGTCGACCGTGTCGGTGCTGCGGTCGATGCCCAACACGCCGGCCGTGGTCGGCCGCGCCGTCACGGGCCTATCGGCCGGCACTCGATCGAGCGAGGCCGACCTCGCCCTCGTGCGCTCGCTGTTCGAGACGGTGGGCACGGTGGTCGAGGTTCCGGAATCACAGCTCGATGCTCTCAGCACCATCTCCGGTTCGGGGCCCGCCTACGTGTTTCTGTTGATAGAAGCGTTGACGGCCGCTGCTGTGGAGAAGGGGTTCACAACCGAGCAGGCGGCCGAACTGGTCAACGGAACCTTCGCCGGCGCATCCGAACTCCTCGTCGCATCCGGAAAGACCCCGACCGAGCTCCGCATCCAGGTGACGAGCCCGAAGGGCACGACCGAACGCGCGCTCGCCGTGCTGCAGCAAGCCGACCTCCCCGCCCTCTTCACGAAGGCGACGGATGCGGCCCTGGCGCGCGCGAAGGAGCTGGCCGCCGGCTAATTCCCCAGTGCCGCGAAGGTCTCGATGTCGGACGACTTGCCCGACACGATGATGAGGTCATGGTTCGACACCACCGTCGACTCGGTCGCGTAGGTGAACGGCTTGCCCGGGCTCTTCACCCCCACCACTGTCACGTGATACTTCGTGCGCACGCCCGACTCGGTGAGGTTGAGCCCCCGGATCGGCTTCGGCGGATACATCTTCACCAGCGCGAAGTCGTCGTCGAACTCGATGAAGTCGAGCATGCGCCCCGATACCAGGTGCGCCACCCGCTCGCCGGCCTCGGCCTCGGGGTAGATGACGTGGTTCGCGCCGATCCGCTCGAGGATCTTGCCGTGCGACCGCGAGATCGCCTTCGCCCAGATCTGCGGCACGCGCAGATCGACCAGGTTGGCCGTGATGAGAACGGACGCCTCGATCGAGGACCCCACGGCGACGACGGCGATCTGGAACTCCCCCGCCCCGATCTGCCGCAGCGCCTCGACGTTCTTCGCGTCGGCCTGAACGGTGTGCGTCACTCGCTCCGACCACTTCTGCACGAGCCGCTCGTCTTCGTCGATCGCGAGCACTTCGCGGCCCAAGCGGTCGAGCTCGCCGGCGGTGGCCGCGCCGAAGCGACCCAGGCCGATCACGAGAACCGGGGCGTCGTGTTTGATCCGGTCAACCAACGATGGGCCTCTCTTCTGGGCGCTTGTAGAGCTGCTGCCGCTGGCTCGCGGCCAGGGCGGCGGCGAGAGTCACTGTACCAACGCGCCCCATGAACATGGTCGCCGCCATGATGTACACCCCGGCATCGGGCAGGGATGCAGTCAGACCGGTGGTGAGACCGGAGGTCGCGAACGCGGAGATCACGTCGAAGAGCACGAAGTCGAGCGGTGCCTTCGAGATCTGCAGGATGAGGATGCTCGACACCGCAACCGTCGTCGCCCCCCAGAGCACGACCGAGACGCCCAATCGCAGCACGTCGCTCGGGATGCGCCGGCTGAACGCCTCCATCTCCTGGTTTCCGCGGGCTTCCGCGAAGGCCGCGAGGAACAGCACGGCCAGGGTCGTGACTTTTATGCCGCCGGCCGTCGAGGCCGAACCACCGCCGATGAACATCAACATGTCGGTGACGAGCAGGCTCGATCCGTTGAGATCGGGGATGCTGATGGTCGAGAATCCGCCCGACCGTGTCATCACCGAGAGGAAGAAGCTCTGGAACACCGTGTCGCCCGCGCCGAGCGACCCGAAGGTCTTCGGATTGTCGAACTCGAGGATGATGTAGAGCGCCGCCCCGAACACGATGAGCAACGCACTCGTGACCAACGTGAGCTTCACGTGCACCGACCAGCGCGGGGGTCGGTTCAGCTTCTTCTGCCTGCGCCGGAGCTTCCAGCCCTTCATGCTCCGGGAGAGCGTGTAGATGACCGGGAACCCGATGCTGCCGAGAAAAACGCCGATCATCAGGATGGTGAGAAAGAAGTAGTCGTTCGCGAACGGTGTGAGACCTTCGGCGTTCGGCGAGAATCCCGTGTTCGTGAATGCCATCGCGGAGTAGTAGAGGCTGAACCAGACCGCTTCGCCGATCGGGATGCCGTCGATCAGCATCCGGGGCAGCAGGAGCACGGCGAGGGCGAGCTCGATCACCAAGGCGCTGATCGCGACCGTGGCGAGCAGCGAGCCGATTTCGCCGAGGCGCACTGCCTGTCCCTCGGCCACCGGACCATGATGCATCCGGAGCGGGTTGGTGTCGCTCGCGGCGATCAGGCGCGCACGCAAGCCGAGTCGACGGGAGATGACGAGCCCCAGGATGCTCGCGAGAGTCAGCACGCCGAGCGCACCGATCTGCACTCCGATGTAAACGAGCACGTGGCCGAACACCGACCAGTAGGTGGCCATGTCGACCGTGGAGAGACCGGTGACGCAGATGACCGAGACCGCGGTGAACAGCGAATCGGCCAGGCCCGTCGCCTTGCCCGAGGCGCTTGAGATCGGCAACGAGAAAAGCACGGTGAAGATCAGAACGAGCGACGCGAAGATGAGGATCGCGAATCGCGAGGGCGAATGCTCGGAGAATTCGCGCATCGCATCGCGCACGCGGCCGATCCAGGTGCGGCTCCGGTGCAGCGGGCTGCGGGCGGTCACCGTGCTGCGGATGCTCATCTCTGATCCTCGCCTCGCGCGGGCCAACGAGCTGCCCCTGTTTGAACGCTGCAATGCTACCCGGGGTGGCGCGGATGCGGGGGCGCACCACTACCCTGGACGCATGGCCGACATCTTCTCAGTGATCGCTGACCCCACCAGGCGTCAGCTCCTGTCGTTGCTGCTCGAGCGTTACGTCTCCTCCGACAGCCCGAGCGCATCCGGCGCGGGCGAGGGGGAGTTCAGCGTCTCGGAACTGGTGTCGCAGCTCGAACTGAGCCAGCCGACCGTCTCCAAGCACCTCAAGGTGCTGCGGGATGCGGGGTTGGTGATGGTGCGCGAGGAGGGCCAGCACCGCTTCTACAAGATCGACGTGTCGCCGCTCGAAGATGTGGAGGACTGGATCATCCCGTTCCTCTCCGCCGACTTCGACGAAGCCGCGTCGGACGAGCTGTGGGACAACGCGTCCGACGCCGTGAAGTCGGCCGCCGCGACCTTCGGCCAGAACGTGGGCCGGCGCGCCGCGGCCACCTCGCACGCGGTGAAGTCGGTGGCCGACGACCTGGTGTCGAAGCTGAGGCGCTGAGTTCGCCCGGTAGCGGTGCGGATGTCGCGCTGGTGCGCATGGGACTGCTGTTGCCCGTGGGGCCATCCAGCCGCTATGGTTTCGCCATGGCTGCGGACCTGGATGACGTGAAGTTCCTCACGGTCGCCGAGGTGGCCGAGATGATGCGGGTTTCGAAGATGACCGTGTATCGGCTCGTTCACTCCGGTGAGCTTCCGGCGATCCGTTTCGGCCGTTCCTTCCGAGTTCCGGAGTCGGCGGTGGCATCGGCCGTGGAGAACCACGTGGCAGACCACGTCGCCGATTCGGCCTGACGGTAGCTGGTACACTTCTCCGAGGCCCTTTGGCCGGCCGCCGGTTTTCGGCGTGGTCATCCTGATACGTGTGAGGTTTGTGTGGGTTCTGTAATCAAGAAGCGTCGCAAGCGCATGGCGAAGAAGAAGCATCGCAAGCTGCTTCGCAAGACTCGCCACCAGCGTCGCAACAAGAAGTAGCCCGACCTGAGGTCTCGCTACGCGAGCAGAGCGCCAGACATCGCGTCTGGCGCTTTTTGCTTTGGCCGCCCATGAGCGATGCTGCCGTCGAGTACTGCGCCACCCTGGTCGTCCGCGAAGCGGTGACCAAGCTCGACGCGCTCGTGGTCGTGGCGCTCGCGGTCGACCGGCCGATTCATGGTGCCGGCACGGCGCATCCGTTCATCGAGCTCGAAAGCGGTGCCCGGGTGGAGGTCGAGATCCCCAAGTTCGGCGAGCCGCCGCCGCTGGCTGTCGATGTCTACTCGCACCTGGGTTTTGAGCACGCTGCGATGAGTGCGCTGGCGTTGCTCGGCCGACTGGAGGAGTCCACGGCCTGGATGGTGAAGCCCGACTTCACGCTGTGATCGCGACCGGTCACGGGTCGAGTGCTCGGTAGGCTGAGACGGTGCCCTCCGTCTCACTCACGCTCATCGGCAAACCGGGGTGTCACCTCTGCGACGACGCTCGCGACGCGATCCGAGGGGTGCTCGACGACCTGGCTGCCGATTCCTCGGTTCCGTCAGTCGACGTGAACGTGACCGAACTGTCGATCCTCGACAATCCCGCCCTCCTGGACGAGTTCGCTGAGGAGATCCCGGTGGTCATGATCGACGGCCGGGTGCACACGATCTGGCGGGTCGAACCGGCCCGTCTCCGCACCGCTCTCCTGGAGGCATCCGCATGATCCGTCACGTCGTCGCGTGGAAGCTCGAGGCAACCGACCCCGCTGAGAAGGCTGCCGATGCAGCCGAGATCGCCCGTCTGCTCTCGGGCCTCGTCGGCGTCGTGCCGTCGATCGCGGCTCTCGACGTCGGCCCCAACATGGCCTACTTCGAGGCGAACTGGGATGTCCTGCTGGTCGCCGACTTCGCGTCGCTCGCCGACCTCGACGCCTACCAGACGCATCCGGCGCACCTCGAGGTGGTGCCGCAGGTGAAGGCGCGCGTCGCGCAGCGCGCGTCGGTCGACATCGAGCTCTGACCAGCTTTTTATGCAAATAGTGAGGACCGACCCCCTATAGGCGGTCGGTCCTCACTATTTGCATAAAAACTAGCGCTACGGCAGCAATCGGGTCGGCCCGCGGAACAGGTAGACGACCTCGCGGAGGTTCGTTTGGTGCAGCATCAGCATGAGCACGCGCGACAGGCCCATGCCGAACCCGCCGTGCGGCGGCACCCCGTAGCGGAAGAAGTCGAGGTAGAACCCGAGCTCCTCGGGGTCGAGGCCCTTCTCGCGCGCCTGCTCGATCAGCACCTCGACGCGGTGCTCGCGCTGAGCGCCGGTGGAGATCTCGACCCCGTTGTAGATGAGGTCGTAGCTGTTGGTCAACGTCGGATCGGACGCGTGGCGCATGTGGTAGAACGGCCGGATGCTCGACGCATAGTCGGTGAGGAACACGAAGTCGTGCCCGTACGTCTCCTTGACGTAGGCCGCGATCTGGCGTTCGCCCTCCGGGTCCATGTCGTCGTCTTCGCGTGGCACGACGTAGCCGCGCGACGCCACGATCTCCTTCGCCTCAGCGAGCGGGATGCGCGGGAACGGCTGCGTCGGCACCTCGATGTCGACGTCGAACAGAGCTTTGATCTCCTCGCCGTGCTTCTCCTTGACCGCGCGCAGGCCCGCGACCATGAGCTCTTCGTGCAGCTGCATGACGTCTTCGTGCGAGTCGATCCACGAGATCTCCGCGTCGACGCTGGTGAACTCGGTGGCGTGCCGAGAGGTGAAGGAGGGGTCGGCGCGGAACGCGGGCCCGACCTCGAACACCTTGCCGAAGCCGGCAGGCTGTGCCATCTGCTTGAAGAACTGCGGGCTCTGGGCAAGGTAGGCCTTGCCCTCGAAGTAGTCGACCTCGAACAGTTCGGCGCGCGATTCCGATGCCGAGGCCATGAGCTTCGGAGTGTGGATCTCGATGAAGTCGTGCTCGACCCAGTAGGTGCGCCAGGCGTGCTCGAGCGTGGTCTGCACGCGGAAGACGAGGTTCTGCTCAGGGCGGCGCAGGTCGAGGAAGCGCCAGTCCATGCGCTTGTCGATGCCCGAGTCGGCCGCGATCGGCGTCTCCGGGATGGCTGCGGTCTCCACCACGAGCGTCGCGAGCTTCACCTCGATGCCGCCGAGCTTCACGCGCTCGTCGTGCTTGAGCTCGCCGGTGACCGTGATGAAGGAGCCCTGTGAGAGGCCCGAGATGATCTCGGCGACCTCTTCGGTCTCATCCGTTCGCGGGTTCACCAACTGAACGGCGCCGGACTCGTCACGAAGAACGACGAACTGCACCTTCTTCTGATCGCGCACCGTATCGACCCAGCCGGAGACGGCGACGGGCCCATCGGGCGATGCGGCAAGGTTCTTGACGAGGGTGCGTTCGGTCACGGGTAACGAGTCTACCTGCGAGCCAACCCGGCAGCGCCGGTGGCCGACGGATGCGCCCGGCTGCGACGGATCAGGACTCCTGCGTGGGAACGCGGCGGTATCCGTCGACGCGCATGGCGGCGATGGTGGCGGCGATTCCGGCGGAAGCGACGACGGCGAAGATGGAGAGCGTGATGATGGTCATGATTAAGCCTTTCTGAGATCCATTTCACCTCAGGAAACTGTTCAGCACAATTGCAGAGTTCTACATAATCCGTGTAGCGGAGCTAACAGATGACGATGCTCTCGGCGTTCTCGCGGTTAGGCCGCTCGTAGACTGGGTATCGTGCCCGCCAGCCAGATCCACCTCGTCCGCCACGGCGAAGTCTTCAACCCCGACGAAGTGCTCTACGGGCGTCTGCCGAATTTCGGCCTCTCCGATCTCGGGCACCGCATGGCGAAGGCCGCGGCCGACGACCTTGTGGCCCGCAAGCGTCCGATCAGCGCGCTCTACACCTCTCCGCTCCAGCGTGCCCGCGAGTCGGGTCAGCCCATCGCTCGGGCACTCGAACTGACGCCGGGCGTCGAAGAGCGCATCATCGAGCCCACCAACGCCTTCGAGGGTCGACGGATGCGCGGCCCCGGCGGGGCACTTCGCGATCCTCGCATGTGGCGCTTCCTCTGGAACCCCTGGCGCCCCGCCTGGGGCGAGGCCTTCACCTCCATCTCGGCACGGATGCTCGCTGCCATGACGGATGCGCACGCCTCCGTCGACGACGGAGACGTCGTGATGGTCAGCCATCAGCTGCCGATCTGGATGGCGCACCGCACCATCGTGGGCGAGAGACTGCCGCACGACCCGCGAAAGCGCCGGTGCGCGCTGTCGAGCATCACCACCTTCGAGCGCCGGGGCGACCGCTTCGTCGAGGTCGGCTACGTCGACCCCGCAGCGGCCCTCGCCGCCTCCGCCACCGACGTGGGGGCAGTGTGACCCGCACCTCGACCAGGTTCCGCATCGCTGCCGCCGCGGCACTCGCTGCCGTCGCCCTGTTGCTCGCGGGCTGCTCGAACGACCCGCTCGCCCAGCAGTATCTCGAGGGCAGCAACAAGAACTACATCTCCGGTGACGGGTCGATCACCGAGGTTCCGCTGGCCGATCGCGGAGCCGCCGTGCAGTTCTCCGGCACCGACGAGAACGGCGACCCGGTCTCCGCGAGCGACTACACCGGCCAGGTCGTCGTGCTCAATTTCTGGTACGCCGGATGCGCGCCCTGCCGCGCCGAGGCCCCCGCACTCGAGAAGCTGAACGGCGAATTCGAGGGGCAGGGCGTGTCGTTCCTCGGCGTGAACGTGCGCGACCAGCCGCCCACCGCGGTCGCGTTCGCCGAGAAGTACGGCGTCTCCTACCCTTCGGTGGTCGACACCGACGGCGCGATGCAGCTCGCCTTCGCCGGCACGGTGGCGCCGAACGCGGTGCCGACCACGCTGGTGCTCGATCCGCAGGGCCGGGTCGCCGCGCGCATCCTGGGCCAGCTGACCGACGCGTCGATCCTCGAGACGCTCATCAAGTCGAACCTGCCGGGGGGCGACAGCGGAGAGTCAGGCGACCCGACGCCGACACCTGCCGCGGCCGGTTCCGGTGGCACGGCGGCGGCCCCAGCCGGCCCCGACGGATCGAGCTGACGCCGTGGGCAACCCCTTCGCCGAGGTCGTGCTGAGCGGTCAGCTGCTCCTCGCCATCCCGATCGCGCTGCTCGCCGGCCTCGTCTCGTTCGCGTCGCCCTGCGTGCTCCCGCTCGTGCCGGGCTATCTCGCCTATGTCGGAGGCATCTCCGAGGCGGGCGCCGGGGCCGGAGACCGCAAGGCGGGGCGGCGACGGATGCTCCTCGGCATCGCCTTGTTCATCCTCGGCTTCTCGGTGATCTTCCTCGCCTATTCGGCCGCATTCGGGGCACTCGGCACCTGGCTGATCGTCTGGCAAGACCTCGTCACCCGCATCATGGGCGTGGTCGTCATCGCGCTCGGTCTGGTGTTCATCGGCCAGTTCAGCTTCTTGCAGCGCACCTTCAAGCCGAGCTGGCGACCGGCGACGGGATTGGCCGGCGCGCCGATCCTGGGCGTGGTCTTCGGCCTCGGCTGGACCCCGTGCATCGGCCCGACCCTCGGCGCCATCCAAGCGCTCAGCCTCACGAGCGGATCGGCCTGGAGCGGTGTGCTGCTCGGCCTCTTCTACTGCATCGGGCTCGGCCTGCCCTTCCTCCTCGTGGCGCTCGGCCTGAACTGGGTCACCAGTTCGGTGAAGTTCCTGAAGCGCCACATCCGCACCATCAACATCGTGGGCGGCGTCGTTCTGGTGGCCATCGGCATCCTCATGGTCTCCGGCCTCTGGACCATCTGGATCTACGAGATGCAGGCGGTGATCAACGGCTTTGTCTCGCCCATCTGATCACTTCGACTCCGCGGAGGTCACGCTTCCGCGGCTCGGCTTCACGGGCTGGCTGCGCTGGTTCTGGCGGCAGCTCACCAGCATGCGCACCGCCCTGTTCCTGTTGTTGCTGCTCGCGCTCGCGGCCGTGCCGGGGTCGCTCGTGCCGCAGCGGGCCGCCGACCCGAACGGGGTCACGCAGTACTTCGTCGACAACCCCGATCTCGCGCCGTTCCTCGACAAGCTGCAGGCCTTCAACGTCTACACCTCGGTGTGGTTCTCGTCGATCTACCTGCTGCTGTTCATCTCGCTGATCGGATGCGTGATCCCGCGCACCAAGCACCACTTCGACGCCCTGCGCGCCCAGCCCCCGCGCACGCCCGCGCGGTTGTCGCGGCTGGCGGGGTTCACGACGCGGGACATCGACGGTGTCGCAGGTGGCGCATCCGTCACCCCCGCCTCCGTCATCGAGTCGGCCCGGGCGTTGCTGAAGCGGCAGCGCTACCGCACCGTCGTGTTCACGGGCGTCGACGCACGCACGGGCCGCGAGACCGTGTCGGTCTCGGCCGAGCGCGGCTATCTGCGCGAGACCGGCAACCTGGTGTTTCACTCGGCGCTGGTCGGCATCCTCATCACCGTCGGCATCGGCGGCGGGTTCGGCTACAACGGCCAGCGCGTCGTGGTGGAGGGGCAGACCTTCGTGAACACGTTGCTGGCCTATGACTCCTTCAACCCGGGGCGCTTCTTCAGCGACAGTCAGCTCTCGCCCTACGCCATCACGCTCGACTCCTTCTCGGCGAGCTACGAGACGCAGTCGCTCAAGGCCTTCGGCCAGCCGCTCGACTACAACGCGGCCGTGACGACGACGGATGCCTCGGGTGACACCTCGGACAACGACATCAAGGTCAACAGCCCGCTGAAGATCGGCGGCACCGACGTCTACCTGCTCGGCAACGGCTACGCGCCCACGATCACGATCCGCAACCCCGCGGGCGACGTCGTGTTCACCGACT from the Herbiconiux aconitum genome contains:
- a CDS encoding TlpA disulfide reductase family protein, encoding MTRTSTRFRIAAAAALAAVALLLAGCSNDPLAQQYLEGSNKNYISGDGSITEVPLADRGAAVQFSGTDENGDPVSASDYTGQVVVLNFWYAGCAPCRAEAPALEKLNGEFEGQGVSFLGVNVRDQPPTAVAFAEKYGVSYPSVVDTDGAMQLAFAGTVAPNAVPTTLVLDPQGRVAARILGQLTDASILETLIKSNLPGGDSGESGDPTPTPAAAGSGGTAAAPAGPDGSS
- a CDS encoding potassium channel family protein, which produces MVDRIKHDAPVLVIGLGRFGAATAGELDRLGREVLAIDEDERLVQKWSERVTHTVQADAKNVEALRQIGAGEFQIAVVAVGSSIEASVLITANLVDLRVPQIWAKAISRSHGKILERIGANHVIYPEAEAGERVAHLVSGRMLDFIEFDDDFALVKMYPPKPIRGLNLTESGVRTKYHVTVVGVKSPGKPFTYATESTVVSNHDLIIVSGKSSDIETFAALGN
- a CDS encoding TrkH family potassium uptake protein — encoded protein: MSIRSTVTARSPLHRSRTWIGRVRDAMREFSEHSPSRFAILIFASLVLIFTVLFSLPISSASGKATGLADSLFTAVSVICVTGLSTVDMATYWSVFGHVLVYIGVQIGALGVLTLASILGLVISRRLGLRARLIAASDTNPLRMHHGPVAEGQAVRLGEIGSLLATVAISALVIELALAVLLLPRMLIDGIPIGEAVWFSLYYSAMAFTNTGFSPNAEGLTPFANDYFFLTILMIGVFLGSIGFPVIYTLSRSMKGWKLRRRQKKLNRPPRWSVHVKLTLVTSALLIVFGAALYIILEFDNPKTFGSLGAGDTVFQSFFLSVMTRSGGFSTISIPDLNGSSLLVTDMLMFIGGGSASTAGGIKVTTLAVLFLAAFAEARGNQEMEAFSRRIPSDVLRLGVSVVLWGATTVAVSSILILQISKAPLDFVLFDVISAFATSGLTTGLTASLPDAGVYIMAATMFMGRVGTVTLAAALAASQRQQLYKRPEERPIVG
- a CDS encoding helix-turn-helix domain-containing protein, which translates into the protein MAADLDDVKFLTVAEVAEMMRVSKMTVYRLVHSGELPAIRFGRSFRVPESAVASAVENHVADHVADSA
- the resB gene encoding cytochrome c biogenesis protein ResB, which encodes MSRPSDHFDSAEVTLPRLGFTGWLRWFWRQLTSMRTALFLLLLLALAAVPGSLVPQRAADPNGVTQYFVDNPDLAPFLDKLQAFNVYTSVWFSSIYLLLFISLIGCVIPRTKHHFDALRAQPPRTPARLSRLAGFTTRDIDGVAGGASVTPASVIESARALLKRQRYRTVVFTGVDARTGRETVSVSAERGYLRETGNLVFHSALVGILITVGIGGGFGYNGQRVVVEGQTFVNTLLAYDSFNPGRFFSDSQLSPYAITLDSFSASYETQSLKAFGQPLDYNAAVTTTDASGDTSDNDIKVNSPLKIGGTDVYLLGNGYAPTITIRNPAGDVVFTDSVPFLPQDSALTSLGVVKVPDGLPEQVGLIGFFYPTQAQADSGVYYSSFPDLQYPVLTLNVYDGDLGLDGGVPASVYTLDTDAMTQLTGGDTGVDSIELKPGETMDLPNGLGTVTLDGVKRFASFEVHHDPTQGWVLLFAVLVLGGLLTSLFIPRRRVWVKAASKADGAVHVEYAGLARGDDPRLVEAVAALAARHASGFPAASSADSSAGSSVDPSSTSAGSEDSSSAAVPPSSPTDPKA
- a CDS encoding ArsR/SmtB family transcription factor — protein: MADIFSVIADPTRRQLLSLLLERYVSSDSPSASGAGEGEFSVSELVSQLELSQPTVSKHLKVLRDAGLVMVREEGQHRFYKIDVSPLEDVEDWIIPFLSADFDEAASDELWDNASDAVKSAAATFGQNVGRRAAATSHAVKSVADDLVSKLRR
- the aspS gene encoding aspartate--tRNA(Asn) ligase — its product is MTERTLVKNLAASPDGPVAVSGWVDTVRDQKKVQFVVLRDESGAVQLVNPRTDETEEVAEIISGLSQGSFITVTGELKHDERVKLGGIEVKLATLVVETAAIPETPIAADSGIDKRMDWRFLDLRRPEQNLVFRVQTTLEHAWRTYWVEHDFIEIHTPKLMASASESRAELFEVDYFEGKAYLAQSPQFFKQMAQPAGFGKVFEVGPAFRADPSFTSRHATEFTSVDAEISWIDSHEDVMQLHEELMVAGLRAVKEKHGEEIKALFDVDIEVPTQPFPRIPLAEAKEIVASRGYVVPREDDDMDPEGERQIAAYVKETYGHDFVFLTDYASSIRPFYHMRHASDPTLTNSYDLIYNGVEISTGAQREHRVEVLIEQAREKGLDPEELGFYLDFFRYGVPPHGGFGMGLSRVLMLMLHQTNLREVVYLFRGPTRLLP
- a CDS encoding cation diffusion facilitator family transporter — its product is MSTSGGNKAILAALGANLGIAVTKFIAFFFSGSSSMLAEGVHSLADSGNQLLLLLGGRRAKKKADKEHPFGYGRERYVYAFVVSIILFSVGGVFSIYEGIEKLAEPHPIENAWLPILVLVIAMVLEGFSLRTAVRESNHSRGKQSWVQFVRRAKAPELPVVLLEDTAALLGLAFAFIGVVLSVITGNGTWDGIGTLFIGALLVAVAVVLGMETKSLLVGEGASDVDTAAISGAIEGTANVDRLIHMKSLYLGPDELMVAAKIALPPESELRDVAATINQVEENIRSAVPVARVIYIEPDVYVPPVEVETSTEAIIIKSTD
- a CDS encoding Dabb family protein, which translates into the protein MIRHVVAWKLEATDPAEKAADAAEIARLLSGLVGVVPSIAALDVGPNMAYFEANWDVLLVADFASLADLDAYQTHPAHLEVVPQVKARVAQRASVDIEL
- a CDS encoding histidine phosphatase family protein, producing the protein MPASQIHLVRHGEVFNPDEVLYGRLPNFGLSDLGHRMAKAAADDLVARKRPISALYTSPLQRARESGQPIARALELTPGVEERIIEPTNAFEGRRMRGPGGALRDPRMWRFLWNPWRPAWGEAFTSISARMLAAMTDAHASVDDGDVVMVSHQLPIWMAHRTIVGERLPHDPRKRRCALSSITTFERRGDRFVEVGYVDPAAALAASATDVGAV
- a CDS encoding glutaredoxin family protein, with the protein product MPSVSLTLIGKPGCHLCDDARDAIRGVLDDLAADSSVPSVDVNVTELSILDNPALLDEFAEEIPVVMIDGRVHTIWRVEPARLRTALLEASA
- a CDS encoding cytochrome c biogenesis CcdA family protein, producing MGNPFAEVVLSGQLLLAIPIALLAGLVSFASPCVLPLVPGYLAYVGGISEAGAGAGDRKAGRRRMLLGIALFILGFSVIFLAYSAAFGALGTWLIVWQDLVTRIMGVVVIALGLVFIGQFSFLQRTFKPSWRPATGLAGAPILGVVFGLGWTPCIGPTLGAIQALSLTSGSAWSGVLLGLFYCIGLGLPFLLVALGLNWVTSSVKFLKRHIRTINIVGGVVLVAIGILMVSGLWTIWIYEMQAVINGFVSPI
- the proC gene encoding pyrroline-5-carboxylate reductase; this translates as MTLADSTQLPSIALLGAGSMGRAVLSGLLAPTVEVIGGIRVTNRSAARAAELADTPGVTAFATDDDPDANRRAVAGAAVVIVAVKPAMVPDLLDEIAASLEPGAIVVSVAAGVTVATFEAHLPSTVSVLRSMPNTPAVVGRAVTGLSAGTRSSEADLALVRSLFETVGTVVEVPESQLDALSTISGSGPAYVFLLIEALTAAAVEKGFTTEQAAELVNGTFAGASELLVASGKTPTELRIQVTSPKGTTERALAVLQQADLPALFTKATDAALARAKELAAG
- a CDS encoding 30S ribosomal protein bS22 — translated: MGSVIKKRRKRMAKKKHRKLLRKTRHQRRNKK